The Brachyhypopomus gauderio isolate BG-103 chromosome 17, BGAUD_0.2, whole genome shotgun sequence genome includes a window with the following:
- the LOC143480872 gene encoding required for drug-induced death protein 1: MPQEKFRKFKRTSKHKNDEKSKMIDCVEEQYSEKSEGPRIKHSLKGLKTVGSSSRKHKAAKCVHSKEKSAKQVHIAFLPDKYEPLEEDQDLDIPKIEKEDAKKKNKKHKKLRNNLGKALRYSWKCLVAGLQSFSAAYSGPLGAAATLIPEIRR, translated from the exons ATGCCACAGGAGAAATTTCGCAAGTTTAAAAGGACATCAAAACATAAAAACGACGAAAAATCTAAAATGATTGACTGTGTTGAGGAGCAATATTCGGAAAAGTCTGAGGGACCGAGGATTAAACACAGTTTGAAAGGACTGAAGACCGTTGGTTCCTCGTCCCGCAAACACAAGGCTGCGAAGTGTGTTCACAGCAAGGAAAAGTCAGCGAAACAAGTTCATATAGCGTTTCTACCGGACAAATATGAACCTTTGGAGGAGGATCAAGACCTAGATATACCGAAAATTGAAAAAGAAGACGctaagaagaaaaacaaaaaacataagaAGTTAAGGAAT aatcTTGGGAAAGCTCTCCGCTATAGCTGGAAGTGTCTGGTGGCTGGACTACAGAGTTTTAGTGCAGCTTATTCCGGACCTCTGGGTGCAGCTGCCACACTTATACCAGAGATCAGAAGGTGA